A genomic window from Massilia sp. METH4 includes:
- the tssA gene encoding type VI secretion system protein TssA, with translation MFSAEQLLQPISPDQPGGIDLSFSPELDAIAHARTFDDPSLDQGEWVTDLKEADWEFVVRSCANLLETKSKDLRLAAWMTEAAAKQYRLRGLAEGLRVVAGLLEGFWDQGLYPEADDGDQERRIGTLSWLLGRIKPLLREMPITDGNGRACSPLDFDIARRQGGEDNRQLAELESSRNATSIAFRRAFAADAQACLDALLDLERAADARLGHDAPGFVGARDAIRDMQGLVPAPAEEAAPAAQDNAIVPATGDAPVATAAPSGPPGAIHTRQQAIAQLRVIAEFFRRTEPHSPVSYFAEKAARAGEQDLHTWLRSVVKDSSSLAHIEELLGIQPDAN, from the coding sequence ATGTTTTCAGCCGAGCAGTTACTCCAGCCGATCAGCCCGGACCAGCCAGGCGGCATCGACCTTTCCTTCTCGCCCGAACTGGATGCGATCGCCCACGCGCGCACCTTCGACGACCCCTCGCTCGACCAGGGCGAATGGGTGACGGACCTGAAAGAAGCGGACTGGGAATTCGTGGTGCGCAGCTGCGCCAACCTGCTCGAGACGAAGAGCAAGGACCTGCGGCTGGCCGCCTGGATGACCGAGGCCGCCGCCAAGCAGTACCGCCTGCGCGGCCTGGCCGAGGGCCTGCGCGTGGTTGCCGGCCTGCTGGAAGGCTTCTGGGACCAGGGCCTGTACCCGGAAGCGGACGACGGCGACCAGGAACGCCGCATCGGTACCCTGAGCTGGCTGCTGGGCCGTATCAAGCCGCTGCTGCGCGAGATGCCGATCACGGACGGCAACGGCCGCGCCTGTTCGCCCCTCGATTTCGACATCGCGCGCCGCCAGGGCGGCGAAGACAACCGCCAGCTCGCCGAGCTGGAATCCTCACGCAACGCCACCTCCATCGCTTTCCGCCGCGCCTTCGCGGCCGACGCGCAGGCTTGCCTGGACGCGCTGCTGGACCTGGAACGTGCGGCCGATGCGCGGCTCGGCCATGACGCGCCGGGCTTCGTGGGCGCGCGCGACGCCATTCGCGACATGCAGGGCCTGGTCCCGGCCCCCGCCGAGGAAGCCGCGCCGGCCGCGCAGGACAACGCGATAGTGCCTGCCACGGGCGACGCGCCCGTGGCGACCGCCGCGCCCAGTGGCCCGCCGGGCGCCATCCACACGCGCCAGCAAGCCATCGCCCAACTGCGCGTGATCGCCGAATTCTTCCGCCGCACGGAACCGCACAGCCCCGTGTCGTATTTCGCCGAGAAGGCGGCGCGCGCCGGCGAGCAGGACCTGCACACCTGGCTGCGCTCGGTCGTCAAGGATTCCTCGTCGCTGGCGCATATCGAGGAATTGCTGGGGATCCAGCCGGACGCCAATTGA